A genome region from Mercenaria mercenaria strain notata chromosome 11, MADL_Memer_1, whole genome shotgun sequence includes the following:
- the LOC123531099 gene encoding neurogenic locus notch homolog protein 3-like yields the protein MAAQFSSGGAERMVCVICFIPYHYFSVVALGFSSREKMIFGFAIIFLLFLSGNALSCLQCDGVSHPRHCRYVADCFDNEKCLNATSRGSNTGSCHECCDSNLCNAAGCGEIGYPPLRGPVGYHCPVQVDVNSCGTVEFCEQGETCTSTGVSSASIVGRDLKDARDQPSIYVRTIKDVVCGGCCDGDLCNKGCNGTHTIAPSPCDAQPCEHGTCFNQNNGYVCVCDSGYEGKNCNMFFPTDCYDILNMNLGNTSGVYGIHLWRTHQYLEVFCEMDIDGGGWTVFQHRFDGSENFNQSFDSYTKGFGNASGEYWLGKY from the exons atggcggcGCAAttcagtagtggtggcgctgagCGTATGGTTTGCGTTATCTGTTTTATTCCTTACCACTACTTCTCggtggtggcgctagggtttagtagccgtgaa aaaatgatttttggTTTTGCCATCATCTTTTTGCTGTTCCTCTCAG GTAATGCCCTTTCTTGTTTGCAATGTGACGGGGTTTCGCATCCAAGACATTGTAGATATGTTGCTGATTGTTTTGATAATGAG AAATGCCTGAATGCGACTAGCCGGGGTTCAAACACTGGAAGTTGTCACGAGTGTTGTGATTCAAATCTGTGTAACGCCGCTGGATGCGGAGAAATAg GTTATCCACCACTTCGGGGTCCAGTAGGCTACCACTGTCCAGTTCAAGTAGACGTTAACTCGTGCGGCACGGTAGAATTCTGCGAACAGGGAGAA ACTTGTACATCTACTGGTGTTAGCAGTGCGTCAATAGTGGGTCGCGATTTGAAAGATGCTCGTGATCAACCTAGTATTTATGTCCGTACAATTAAAGATGTCGTCTGCGGAGGATGTTGTGACGGGGATCTTTGTAACAAGGGCTGCAATGGGACACATACTATCGCAC CATCACCTTGTGACGCACAACCTTGTGAACATGGGACATGCTTTAACCAAAATAATGGTTATGTATGTGTATGTGATTCGGGATATGAAGGGAAAAATTGCAACATGT TTTTTCCCACTGACTGTTACGATATCCTGAACATGAACCTTGGAAACACATCCGGTGTGTATGGAATACATCTATGGAGAACACATCAGTATTTGGAAGTGTTTTGTGAGATGGATATTGACGGCGGTGGTTGGACA GTCTTTCAACATAGATTCGACGGATCAGAAAATTTTAACCAGAGCTTTGACAGTTACACGAAAGGGTTTGGGAATGCCTCGGGAGAATACTGGTTAGGTAAGTACTGA
- the LOC123531967 gene encoding pancreas transcription factor 1 subunit alpha-like: protein MESFMYTLDDDVFDIDYYESSVDYSDEIASTGSNESDIENVPLNSCSFGKKSGKFIGKKVQQRKAANMRERRRMKSINDAFDCLRKCIPVAESVDRKLSKVDTLKLAMSYIKYLADVIKTTNDFTTSGRIHNLDRKQDKVILRCQYSGNDLDHCESPLLGHSLAWFDEKQTTPKDNKLSAKIWFPHYANDADLINIANYTNDFTKHFT from the exons ATGGAAAGTTTTATGTATACATTAGATGACGATGTATTTGACATTGATTACTATGAAAGTTCAGTGGATTACAGCGATGAAATCGCGTCAACAGGATCGAACGAAAGTGACATTGAAAACGTTCCGTTAAATTCCTGCAGCTTCGGGAAAAAATCTGGAAAATTCATCGGAAAGAAAGTTCAGCAAAGAAAAGCGGCGAACATGCGCGAACGTCGCCGAATGAAATCCATAAACGATGCGTTCGATTGCCTAAGAAAATGTATTCCAGTGGCGGAATCTGTGGACAGAAAATTATCAAAAGTGGACACGCTAAAACTGGCCATGAGTTATATCAAATACTTGGCAGACGTTATAAAAACGACTAATGACTTTACCACAAGTGGGCGTATTCATAACCTTGACAGAAAACAAGACAAAGTGATTCTACGATGTCAGTATTCAG ggaATGACCTTGACCACTGTGAAAGCCCGTTGCTAGGACACTCTCTTGCATGGTTCGATGAGAAGCAGACGACACCAAAAGACAATAAACTTTCCGCCAAAATCTGGTTCCCTCATTATGCAAATGACGCTGACCTTATCAATATTGCAAATTACACGAACGATTTTACCAAACATTTTACGTGA